The genomic window GGCCGTCTGGCACAAGTGGCCTCCGCGATGCCCGTGATGATGCGCCACTTGGCGTCGAACCCAGAGGCTGGACTGCTGGGAAGCGAACAGTGGTTTGGGCGGACCACCATTTTGCTCAGCTATTGGGAAAGCCCGGAGCATCTCCGCGCCTTCGCCGCCGACAAGGACTCGCCGCATCTGGGCCCTTGGCGGAAATTCATGAAGGAGATCGCGGGCGGCGGGGACATCGGCGTATGGCACGAGACGTACCAGGTTCCGGCGTCGGGCATTGAAGTGGTTTACAACGGGATGCCGGAGTTTGGCCTGGCCAAGGCAACCTCGCATATTCCCGTGGGCCCCGGCAGCAACACCGCGAAGCAACGCATGGGCGCGCGGGCGCGATCCACAAACCAAACCAAGTAGCAGCACATGCTGTTTTGCACCCTCAAAACGGCATCAACTGCGACTCGGTTGGGTCACTTCGGAGGTGGTGCGGGCCACCCCTTAGGCGACCGCGACGGCGGCAGGCCGCTCGGCCCTGAGAGTCCGCCGCAGGTGCGGAGCGGCGTCGAGCTTGTCCTGGGCGGCGCGGAGCGCACCGACGGCAAACTCCAACTGCGCAGGCGGCAAGGTGAAGGGCACGCGCATGTACTGCTCGAACGCCCCGCCCACTCCGAAGCGGGGGCCCGCTGCCAGGCGGAGACCGAAGTCCGGCGCCAGGACGGTCAATGCAGTGCTGCAAGGCGAAGGAAGCCGGCACCAGAGAGTCAGGCCGCCACGTGGCCGCTCTACGTCCCATGACGGCAAGTGTTCGGCGAGCAACCCCATCAATGCGTCCCTGTTATGCCGGAGTTCTTCCAGCCGGGCATCCAAGGGCTCGGTGTAGGCCCGCACCAAGCGTGCCGCTGCCAATTGCTCCACCACGGGTCCGCCCAAGTCCATGACTGTCCTCGTCGCAACAAAACGGGTAATCATGGCTTCGTCAGCCCGGATCCACCCGGTCCTAAGACCTGCCCAATGGGACTTGCTCAGCGACCCAATGGACACCACTGACGAACTGAACGATGACATCGGAGCGGTGCGGGCGCCGTCGAGGTTCAACCCGCGCAGCGTCTCGTCCACCACCAGCACCGTCCCGGACGCGCTTGCGGCGCGGGCAAGGCGCCTCCGCTGCAAATCCGACATAATGCGTCCTGTCGGGTTGTGGAAGTCCGGCACGAGGTAAGCCATGGCGGGTCGCTGCTGGTTCATGGTGGCGACCATCGCATCGATATCCCAGGCCGGCGAGGTACTTGACTCCAATGCCGGTAGCGCGACCGGAAGAGGCTTGCAGCCGGCAGCGCGGATGGCGTCCAAGGCATTGGGATAGGTGGGGTGTTCCACCATGACCCGGTCCTGCTTTCCGGCAAGCGTGCGCAGCACGATGTTCAGGGCGTGCTGGGCGCCCGAGGTGACCAGGATCTGACCCGCCGTGGTGGGTACGCCCTCGGCCGTGTACCTTTCCGCAATGGCTTCACGCAGGGCGGGTACTCCGACGGCGTCGTACCCGAAACCCGGCAAGAGCGCAGGGAGTTCGGTCAGTGCTTCCGCGAATGCCCTGTGCACAACTTCACCCGCGGCGGGCAGCGATGCATAGGCGAGGTCCAGCAGCCCGTCCGGAACCGCAAGCCCCGGCGCGCTGACCGGCGTTGAGCGATGCGGGATGCATGTCCGTCCGCGGCTGCCTTGCCCGGCGGTGAGGAACCCCTGCTCGCGCAGGCTCGCATAGGCTGCCGTGACCGTGGTGCGGCTGACGCCAAGTGTCTGGGCCAGCGCGCGTTCGCTGGGCAGCGCGACGTCCAGCGGGATGCGCCCATCCATTACCAACAAACGCACGACGTCGGCCAACTCGCGGTAGGCGGGCAGGACGCCGGAATTCCAAGCGCCCAGGAGGCGGAGGAGGGCAGTGGGGTTCAGTGAGCCGGACATAAGACCAGTATTCCAAACTGGCTATGGATTACAAGGCCAGTTCTCTTGGAAGATGGACACCATGATGACCCGAAGAATCACACAACTCCTGATCGGCCTGGCGATGTATGGCATCTCCTTGGCCATTTTCATCCGGGCTGGCCTGGGCTTGGATCCTTGGGATGTGTTCCATCAAGGCCTGTCCCAGAAGACCGGTTTCAGCATGGGAGTGGTGGTCATCGCGGTCAGCTTCCTGGTCCTGCTCCTCTGGATTCCGTTGCGGCAGATGCCGGGGATCGGAACCATCGCCAACGCGGTGCTCGTAGGACTCTTCGCCGATCTGGGACTGTGGCTCATTCCTGAGGTCACCCACCTTGGCGGCCAGATCGCCATGCTTGCGGGAGCCGTGGTCCTCAACGGCATCGCCTCTGCCTGCTACATCGGGGCCAGGCTTGGCCCCGGTGCCCGCGACGGCCTGATGACGGGCCTGGTCCGCCGTACCGGATGGTCCGTCAGGTTGGTGCGCACCGGCATCGAAGTGGTGGTCCTGGCCGTGGGGTTCCTGTTGGGAGGCTCCGTCGGCGTGGGAACCGTGGTCTATGCCGTGGCGATTGGCCCGATCGTGCAAGTACTGCTGCCCAAATTCATGGTCCCGGAACGGGCCAAGACAACTGACGGCTTGGCTTCTGGTCCGGCAACAGACTCCGTGCAAACCGTTGAGGCAGCTCCTACAGCGTCGTGAAGAGGCTGCTTCGAGGCGCGCTGGCCTGCGGCGCTGGCCGGCCCGACAGGTAGCCCCGGCCAACAAACCAGCTGCGCCCGCCAATCCAGCCGTGCACAACAAGCTACGGGGCCAAACGAGCTACGGCGCCCAGCAAGCTACGGGCCCAACAAGCTAGCCGTGCCCAACAAGCTACGGGGCCGGCTGGCAGCGCGGGCAGAAGTAGATGTCCCGTTCCTCTGTCCCATCCGGCGCAGCAAGGAGAGCGCGGCGGACAGTGGTGCCGCATCGCCGGCACGGCTGGCGTTCCCGGCCGTAAACCCAGTATCCGGGCCGCATGGCCCGCGGGCCGAGGGTGGTGCGCCGACCGGGACCGAGGTTTTCACCCAGGAGTCGTTTGGCGTCGTTGATTGTTTTGGCCAGGTCCGGAACGTCACGAACCGGGAGTGTGGGGTGAATGCCGGAGAGGAAGCAGGCTTCGCAACGGTAGATGTTGCCGATGCCAGCGAGCTTCCGCTGGTCCAGCAATGCGAAACCGACGGTGACGTCCGGCTCGGCCCGGAGCCTGCGCAGGGCTTCTTCTTCGTCCCAGTCAGGGCCCAAGAGGTCCGGCCCCAAATGTCCAACAATTTTGTCTTCCTCAGCAGTGGGCACCACTTCCAGGATGCCCAGCGAGAACCCTACCGCGTCAGCCGAAGCTGTGCGGAGCACACACCGTGCCGTATGGCCGGGCTTGGTCCATCGGCCCCCCGGAGGATAGATCATCCAGTTCCCCTCCATTTTCAGGTGGGAGTGGATTGTCAGGGCGCGCGGCTTTTTGCTGGCACCGGGTTCCTCATCCACGGGGCCGGCGAGGCGCATCAGGAGGTGCTTTCCCCGGGGTACCACCTCGGTCATGGTCCAGCCCGCAAGGTTTAAGGTGGCGAAGCGGGGCACACGGAAGTCGGAGGCTGTGATGGTTTGCCCGGCCAAGGCCTCGTTCAGCCGGGACGCAGCGCGCCAAATGGAATCGCCCTCAGGCACGGATCCGGAGTCCTTTCGGAGTGGAGTAGGCACCGGCCGCAGCCAGTGCGACGGCTATAGGGGTTTCGAGGAGGTCATGGCCGTTAACCTTCTCCATGAAGAGCTTGTCCACCGCGCCCCGGCGCACCACATCCACCAGCGCCTGGGCTGCCAGTGTGAGCACGGTATCGTCCTGGCTGAAGGTGAGCAGCGTCTTGCCGCCGCGTTCGACGTAAAGGACCAACGCGCCGTCGACCATCACCACCAGCGCACCGGCTTTCCGTCCGGGGCGGTGCCCGGAGCCGGCATCTACGGACAACGCAGGCCAAGGAAGTGCCGCTCCGTACGGATTCGCGGGATCCGTTGCGGCCAACGCCAGGGCCGACGGCTCCGCTTTGGAAATGCGGGCGTCCTCCGTGAAGGATCTCAACCGGTCCACTGTTGCAGGAACGGCGAACTGGGCAGCTCCCAAATGTTCAATGAAGTAGCCGCGGCGGCAACGGCCTGCTTCCTCCAACCGGGCCAGCACCTTATACATGAGCCCGAAGCCGCCAATGATGTTCTCCGCCATGACCGAACCGCGGGTCACCACGCCATACCTGTCCAGCAGCAGTTCGGCCGTGCCACGGGCATGGATGGTGGGATCCAGTTCCGGGGCAGGCAGGGCGGACCAGCGGCCCACGGCCGACGGCGGCGCAGCAGCTATTCCGCCTGAAACCGCCCCGTACCGGCCACCTGTAAGTCCGGGGGAGCCCAGCAGACCTGTGCCATGGGAGCGGCCCAGGCGGCTCAGCCGTGGAGCCCGTGCCCTTGGTGCTTTCGCGACTTGCCGGTGGGCTGTCTTTCCACCGGCGATCATGGCGCGTACGGGGGCGAAAGTGTCACCCGTGACCCGGCCGGCCCAGACCAGGTCCCACAGCGCCGAGACCACGGCGTCGTCACTCAACACTGAATCCATGCCGCCAGCCACGTCCGTAAGTTGCCGGAAGAAATAGCCACCGCCTGCGCTGAAGTGCTCCAGGAGCCGCTGCTGGGCATCGCCGGGTTCGAACTCCGGGGAGGGGTTGAGCGTGAGTTCGGCGGAGTCGGCCACGTGGAGGCTGATCCAGCCATCATTTCCGGGCAGCGACCCCGCCCCGGACCAGAGGAGTTCGCCGGCGGCCATCAGTTCGTCCAGCATGGCCGGTTTGTAGTCCGCCACCCGGCTTGCCAGCACCAGCGGCTCCCAGGCTGAGG from Arthrobacter sp. StoSoilB20 includes these protein-coding regions:
- a CDS encoding DUF4188 domain-containing protein, translating into MAQEIFPGRYTADIGRDAVTVFLIGMRANRWWKIGRLAQVASAMPVMMRHLASNPEAGLLGSEQWFGRTTILLSYWESPEHLRAFAADKDSPHLGPWRKFMKEIAGGGDIGVWHETYQVPASGIEVVYNGMPEFGLAKATSHIPVGPGSNTAKQRMGARARSTNQTK
- a CDS encoding PLP-dependent aminotransferase family protein, encoding MSGSLNPTALLRLLGAWNSGVLPAYRELADVVRLLVMDGRIPLDVALPSERALAQTLGVSRTTVTAAYASLREQGFLTAGQGSRGRTCIPHRSTPVSAPGLAVPDGLLDLAYASLPAAGEVVHRAFAEALTELPALLPGFGYDAVGVPALREAIAERYTAEGVPTTAGQILVTSGAQHALNIVLRTLAGKQDRVMVEHPTYPNALDAIRAAGCKPLPVALPALESSTSPAWDIDAMVATMNQQRPAMAYLVPDFHNPTGRIMSDLQRRRLARAASASGTVLVVDETLRGLNLDGARTAPMSSFSSSVVSIGSLSKSHWAGLRTGWIRADEAMITRFVATRTVMDLGGPVVEQLAAARLVRAYTEPLDARLEELRHNRDALMGLLAEHLPSWDVERPRGGLTLWCRLPSPCSTALTVLAPDFGLRLAAGPRFGVGGAFEQYMRVPFTLPPAQLEFAVGALRAAQDKLDAAPHLRRTLRAERPAAVAVA
- a CDS encoding DNA-formamidopyrimidine glycosylase family protein — protein: MPEGDSIWRAASRLNEALAGQTITASDFRVPRFATLNLAGWTMTEVVPRGKHLLMRLAGPVDEEPGASKKPRALTIHSHLKMEGNWMIYPPGGRWTKPGHTARCVLRTASADAVGFSLGILEVVPTAEEDKIVGHLGPDLLGPDWDEEEALRRLRAEPDVTVGFALLDQRKLAGIGNIYRCEACFLSGIHPTLPVRDVPDLAKTINDAKRLLGENLGPGRRTTLGPRAMRPGYWVYGRERQPCRRCGTTVRRALLAAPDGTEERDIYFCPRCQPAP